In Solanum stenotomum isolate F172 chromosome 6, ASM1918654v1, whole genome shotgun sequence, one DNA window encodes the following:
- the LOC125868293 gene encoding protein IQ-DOMAIN 31-like encodes MGKSPGKWLRSLLPGKKSSKSGTSKKSSNEKASVISTNAALSSSSVHLPLISEPVAGNSGGIKEDSNFEKGEVTDEVILPSIERDGDEQNTCLTLPEDTEKMRLEQAATKAQAIVRGYLARRAFLSLKGTIRLQAAVRGHLVRRQAVATLYCIHGIVKLQARIRGQIIRRSSIGCELVTKQGLEKQDAKQLDYQRTNASKLARELSKNEFTTKLLASSPTVMPLHLHYGPEEPNSSQEWLVRWTISQIWQPQPKSETLSRKKHQNVEADIAMSKHSVRKVHSRKMQNGSNHSTSSGSEKKKSSHLVNSVLQNPGSEIKKVKHGVKKMSSPILEKPIQSEVDTERKRQSHDKLSSMKSDEPLQISEGIVENSTNVAPSQETLVVDDTISRLDILSVSDTLHKSTTDAADQKPITDNQKDDTPVANEDSCTNHDNKEGNESNKVNRRVSLPAKHDVDASTPTTPTTRKVPSYMAPTKSAKAKLKEQASPRFGQDVAEKNAVTRRHSLPSPMNGKLSSSPSPRVQRLVQASAKEGIKIDRSLSSSRDGTDKMTRAEWKR; translated from the exons ATGGGAAAATCTCCTGGAAAGTGGCTCAGGTCATTGCTGCCAGGGAAAAAGTCTTCCAAATCTGGCACATCAAAG AAATCTTCAAATGAGAAAGCATCTGTAATTTCCACCAATGCGGCATTGTCCAGTTCGTCTGTCCATCTGCCATTGATATCTGAACCAGTTGCTGGTAATTCTGGTGGAATAAAAGAAGACTCGAACTTTGAGAAAGGAGAGGTCACTGATGAGGTGATTCTCCCTTCTATCGAGCGAGATGGAGACGAACAAAATACTTGTCTTACCTTACCCGAGGATACTGAGAAAATGAGGCTTGAGCAAGCTGCTACGAAGGCACAAGCTATTGTTAGGGGTTATCTG GCTCGCCGAGCATTTCTCAGCCTCAAGGGGACCATAAGGCTACAAGCTGCAGTACGTGGCCATCTGGTCAGAAGGCAGGCTGTTGCTACATTATACTGTATACATGGCATTGTCAAACTTCAAGCACGTATCCGTGGCCAGATTATTAGACGTTCCAGTATTGGTTGTGAATTGGTAACCAAACAAGGACTTGAAAAACAG GATGCTAAACAATTGGATTATCAGAGAACTAATGCATCCAAACTAGCACGGGAGCTATCCAAGAATGAATTCACTACAAAG CTACTTGCTTCATCACCTACTGTAATGCCTCTACACCTCCATTATGGTCCAGAGGAACCAAATTCTAGTCAGGAATGGCTAGTCCGTTGGACTATATCACAGATTTGGCAACCACAACCTAAATCGGAAacactttcaagaaaaaagCATCAAAATGTTGAAGCAGACATTGCTATGTCAAAGCACAGTGTGAGGAAAGTACATTCTAGAAAAATGCAGAACGGTTCAAATCATTCCACTTCTTCAGGGTCAGAAAAGAAGAAATCAAGTCATCTGGTAAACTCTGTTCTTCAGAATCCTGGAAGTGAGATTAAGAAGGTGAAACATGGTGTAAAGAAAATGTCCAGCCCTATATTGGAAAAACCAATTCAGTCTGAGGTTGATACCGAGCGAAAAAGGCAAAGTCATGACAAATTATCAAGCATGAAATCTGATGAACCATTGCAAATTTCAGAAGGGATAGTTGAAAATTCTACTAATGTGGCCCCATCTCAAGAAACGCTAGTGGTGGATGATACTATCTCTCGTTTGGATATCCTTTCTGTATCTGATACTCTTCACAAATCAACTACTGATGCTGCGGATCAAAAACCAATCACTGATAACCAAAAGGATGATACTCCTGTTGCAAATGAGGATTCTTGTACTAACCATGATAATAAAGAGGGGAATGAGAGCAACAAGGTTAACAGAAGAGTTTCTTTACCTGCAAAGCATGATGTCGATGCAAGTACGCCAACTACGCCAACGACAAGAAAGGTGCCCAGCTACATGGCTCCAACCAAGTCTGCTAAAGCTAAGCTGAAAGAGCAAGCCTCACCAAGGTTTGGGCAAGATGTGGCAGAGAAGAATGCCGTAACCAGACGTCATTCTTTGCCGTCCCCTATGAATGGAAAGCTGAGTTCATCACCATCACCACGGGTACAGAGGCTGGTCCAAGCTAGTGCCAAAGAAGGAATCAAGATCGATAGATCTTTATCATCTTCAAGGGATGGTACTG ATAAGATGACTCGAGCAGAATGGAAGCGGTAA